The sequence CGGATGCTCCTTGGGTACCCGATCGCACGGCTCCATGATCATCAACATCGCCCGCTGCCGCCGCTCTTCTCCCCGCATCCGCCGCTTCCTCCACCGATCCGATTGCTCACTCTGACGAATTATATCGGAACGAAATTCAGGCGTTTATCAACGACCTGCTAGAGAAAGGTGGTAAAGCTGATGTACGAAAAAGCAATGCTTCAAATGAAGCATTGGTTTCGCATCGTTCGTAAATAACTACTTCAGGAGCATGGCAGGCATATGATCGACGCAGACGGTTAAAAGAAAATGCATCAAATGATGTATTTATTTCTCAGCCTGACGCAGCCAAAACCGATTGCATCCCTTGTTTTTGTGTTAGAAGAACTCCTACACTTTTGCTATGGAGCTTATGACCGTGCATCGCGTCCTCTGGGCCGGCCGGATAATGAGCGCGTTTGTCGTTATCGCTCTGGTGGCAGACGGCACTATTCAGCTTTTCGCGCCGGCACAGATCGCGAGCATGTTGCAGGAAACCGGGTTCGCGATGTACCTGACCCGTGTCGTGGGTCCGATCGTGCTCGCCTCCGCCATACTTTACGCCATCCCGGCCACCACCGTCCTCGGCGCGATCCTAGTGGCGGGCTTTTTGGGAGGTGCCATCTGCGCCAATGTCCGCGTTGGTGAGTTTGGGTCGCCGCCGGAAATCTTCTGCCTGCTTCTGGGCGTCATGACATGGGGCGGCCTCTACGCGCGCGATCCCCGTATCCGGGCCATTCTGCCGCTCGTCCGTTGAACCAACAGGGGCAGTGCTCTGTCCCTCAAGATCAGGAGAAAACCCATGTTTTTAGTAATGGGAATCACGAGAAAAGTGGGCGGCGCAACGGCGGAACATCTGTTGGCGCGCGGTAATGAAGTACGCGCGCTAGTCCGCAATCGCGAGAAGGCGTCAAGCTGGGCGAACCAGGGCGTGGAACTTTGACGGTGATTGGAATGATTCGGCAGCCATCGAGCGGGCGCTCAAAGGCGTCGACGGCGCGTTTGTCATGTTGCGCTTTTTCTGTTCGACCCGCTAATCCTTCTCACCATTCTTTTGTGTCTTCTGCTTTGGAAAAGGCTCCAGCCAGAAATAAAAGCCCTGGTGGTGACAGGATTCACGCTTCTCGCGATGTACATACTGTTCTACGCAAAATACAATGACTGGAGCGGCAACATCGCGTGTGGCGACCATTATATCACCACGCCGGTATAATTGCTGGCTATGATCGCGATTCCGCTACTGTTGCGGCATCGTCCCTATTTAGGGAAGTTCGTCCCGAGGTTGGGAATGGCCATAGCCTGCGTCAGCGTTGTCATTCAACTCGCTTCGGTTGTCTTCTGGCCGCAACTCGAGTTCGATCAGATGGAAACGCTGGGTCATCCAACGTTTGTGATCGGGCTGCGCTTTGAGAATATCGCAGCGGTGGCTCGGGGTAAGGTGAATGGATGGAGTCCAGCGGATACACCGTATTTCCTGCCATTTCCTGTTAAGAAACACCTCGTGTCGAAGAGGGCCGCAAACCGGCTGATCGCTGGGTGGTCGGTTTGCCTGGCGGTGTTGATTGTTGTGTTGTGGATCATTCAGCGTAAGGCGCGCCGAGTGGATTTTGACACCGCAGTTCTCTCAGAGCATCCTTGGATTAGTGTTGCAGAAACTTAGCTGTGACAGCACCTATGCTTTCGCGCGCTCACAATGCCAGCGGCGACATTCTTGAGGGTCGGAAGCCCTGGCGGGATGCGCAAAGCGCTTGGGAGAGCATTCTCTAGCCTTCAAATCCTCAAGCTCGACTTACGCCAGACGAGCGATGTTGCCGACGAGAGCGATCAGCACGCCGCGCGATGTTCGAGTACCCTGATGTTCTCCGGTTCGCGTAATATCTACGGTTGATGTAGAGTTCGCGCTGGACGCCGGCCTCCACGAGTTAGGCCTTCGGAAGTAATGGGGCTCTCATGGGGAGGAGCGAAAAAGATGCATGACCGCACGTCAGAGGACCACTGGCAGGACATAGTCGAAGAGCACTACGCTATTGCCGACACAATCAGAGAGTACGTCTCGACGCTCGACGCCGCGCAACAGACGCTAAGATCACAGCTTGAAAAGAGCGAGCGAACCGCCGCGCTCCT is a genomic window of Candidatus Binataceae bacterium containing:
- a CDS encoding DoxX family protein, with amino-acid sequence MTVHRVLWAGRIMSAFVVIALVADGTIQLFAPAQIASMLQETGFAMYLTRVVGPIVLASAILYAIPATTVLGAILVAGFLGGAICANVRVGEFGSPPEIFCLLLGVMTWGGLYARDPRIRAILPLVR